The genomic DNA TTATGCCTCAGGCTCATGATGGTTTCAAAGGAGTCTATGAATTTATTTAAATTGTAGTGGTTTTCCAAGTATCGTGCGATACAATAATGGCTTCTTTCTTTGATTCCGTCCTTAAACAATAATGACCTTGCTGCATGGAAGAACGCATTATATAAGGATAATGCTGCTATGTGCTTCTTTTTCAGATCTAATAATTCCTCTGCTTCTTTAAGGAAGAACTCT from Candidatus Nanoarchaeia archaeon includes the following:
- a CDS encoding HEPN domain-containing protein → EFFLKEAEELLDLKKKHIAALSLYNAFFHAARSLLFKDGIKERSHYCIARYLENHYNLNKFIDSFETIMSLRHNVQYSTEKVDIDEDLTMFINICNRFIEEAEKLLK